The DNA sequence TGAAAATATGGTTCCTATAGTGTTTGTTGTAAGTTCAGCAGCGTTTTTGTTTTTGTTTGGCACGCTTATTTATGTGATTCTAAAGAAAAAATCAAATTTATGGTATCAGTATATGGGCATTATTGTATTTCTAGGTTCGTTAATGGGTTTAGCCCTCAATCAATCGTTAGACAATGTATTCGGTGATTTTTCTCACTTTGGTTTTTATCTATGCAATGTCTTAACAACTAGTATGATGATGATTCCAAAAGTTGAAAATAAAAAATTACGATTACTTATATTTTTAGCGAAAAGCTGTCTGCTATGGTATAGTTTTTATTTTTTTATAGTGTTTTTACCCTATGCCCCTTTATCACTGGTGGGTATTTTAGCATTTGGGCTAGGTATTTTACTACTTATGCCTATAGTATTATTGTTTGTTCATATACAGTCTCTGTGGGAAGATTATAGTTATTTACTTAAATACTATAAAAAAACCAAAATAGCAGCACTTTTTATGGTTCAGCTTTTAGTATTTCCAGGGGTTGGCGCACTTATTATACAACAAGATCACACCCATTTAAATCAAGCACTTCGCTATACTTATCAACGCAGTTATAGCGAAGAAAATAAGACAACTATTGATACTTTAGGTATCAAAAGAGCACTAAGTGCAGTCAAACATATCAATGCAGACAATCAAAGAGGTAATGGGTTTTTAGCAGTTAGAACAAGTACACCTTATCTTACTGCTTTATATCAAGCTTATGCGCTAGATCATTTATCAATTTCACCCAGTAAAGTAAAAACACTAGAGCATGTCTTCTTAGGTCAACATGAGGATGAACAAGTGCAGCCAACTATTAATGCAGAAAATATTAAGGATGTGCATATCAATGAAATGAAGTATGAGACGCACTATGATCCTGAGCAAAATCTTTATAAAAGCTGGATTCATTTTGATTTAGAAAATACGATAGATGGCCTAAGTGAGTTTTATACCGTTTTTAAAATACCAGAAGGAAGCTATATTACTAATTATTATTTATATGTAGGAAATGAAAAAAAGTATGGAATCATTGCTGATAAAAGAGCTGCCAATTGGATTTATGAACAAAACAAGGTGATAAACCGAGATCCTGGGGTTTTGACCTATCTAAGTAGTAATCAAATAGAGTTTAAAATCTTCCCATTTGAACCATATCAGATAAGAAAAACAGGCATAGAAATAATCCACCCTACCCCTATAAATCTCACCATAGAAGATGAAGTAATTACTTTAAAAACACTTGATGCCATTAAGGAGGATATTAAGCAGCTAAATCTACAGATTCATCCTGCTATTAGGTATATAACAAAAGAGATGAAAGCAAATCTCCCAAAAGTGACGCGAAGTCCTAAATATTATTTTATTGTAGATCGTTCTAAAGACAGTAAGGAACAGACAGCGGCCTATATACAACGTATAAAAGACTTTATTGAAACACAAGAAATCGCTGAAGATGTAAATGGCATTATAGGGGTTAGCTTCGAAGAAAACAGGATCAAATATGAAGCGGGATGGGAAGAGGCCTTGAAGAAGACCGCTGTAAAAGGTGGCTTTTATGCTGACTATACCGTAAAAAGGATATTGTATGAGCATTATAACAGTCAGCTTGAAGAACAGCCAGTTTTTATCCTGGTAACAGATGCAATAGAAAAAGCAATATTTTCACAAGATTATAAAGATCTTAGTTTTATAAACCCAGAAGGGTTGGGCTATTATCATCTTTCAAAGGAACAAAAGCTAACGCAGTACGCTTTACAAGATTCAACGGTTTATAGCAGGAATCATACAGGGGCGGAGATATATAAAAAGCCTGTTTTAGTATGGCAAGGTGAAGGGGAAGGAATTTTTTATCTGCCTGATAATAATGAGGATAGTATTATTTTAACAGAAGCTATAGATGCAGAGGCCAAAGATCTATTTACAGATTCTTCATGGGAGAATGGCATCTTACTGCAAGCCTTATATAGAAGCTATCTTTTAAGTCCTGATCAGTATTTTGAAAAAGCATTGACTATTGTGAAAGGCAGCATTGTGAGTCAGGTAATGAGTCCTCTTACCTCTTTTATCGTACTTGAAAATAAAGCTCAAGAAAAAATAATGCTAGAAAAACAAAAACAAATACTTCAAGCCAAGAAGCCGCTAGATATAGGTGATATGACCGAAATGGAGGAACCACCGCTTCTAGGAATAGGTGCGTTTGTTATAGTGTTACTAGCCATTATGAAAAAGAAAAAACAAAATATTTTACCTATATTTAACAAAAACTTTATAAAATTAAAATAAATTTTGAATGTTTTAAAGATAAAATTACTGCGAGGGTTAAAAAATAATATGAAGAGGTGAAATGATGTTTAATGTAAAAAGACACTTTAAGACCATTATCACATCCGTACTTGCATTAGTTGTATCTTTTGGGATATTAGGATTGCAGACTCAAGCAGTATCAGCACAAACTACTCAGCGTAATACAACAGCAAAAAAAGCAAAATATGTTTTTATGTTTATAGGGGACGGCATGTCAGCTACACAAGCGAACGCAGCAGAAATCTACTTAGGCTCTCTAAAAAATAGTGCAGCCCCAGAACTTGTGAAACTTAATTTTTCTAAATTTCCGGTACAGGGGCTTAAGACTACATATGCAGCAGATTCATTCATTCCTGATTCTGCATCATCCGGAACAGCTATGGCATCCGGTTATAAAACTGTAGATGGTGTTATCAATATGGATCCAGCAAAAAAAGTAAAATATACTTCAATGGCTGAATCAGCTAAAAAAAGTGGTATGAAAGTAGGTATCGTGAGTTCTGTATCTATTGACCATGCGACACCGGCAGTATTTTATGCGCATCAAACTTCAAGAAATAATTATTATGATATCGCTCTTGAACTTGGCAAAAGCGGATTTGACTACTTTGGGGGAGGCGGATTTAATCAGCCAACAGGTAAGAATAAAGATCAAGAAGATGTTTATGAAATCGTAAAAAGAGATGGCTATACTATTACACGTACAAAAGAAGATTTTGAAAAGATTAATAAGCAAACAGGTAAAGTTTATGCAGTTAATCCGGTACTTGATAAATCTAATGCAATGCCTTATGCGATTAATCAAGATAGTGCAAGTTTAAGTTTGGCGGATTTTACCAGAAAGGGGATAGAGGTTTTAGAAAATCCTCAAGGCTTCTTTATGATGGTAGAAAGTGGCAAGATTGACTGGGCATGTCATGCAAATGATGCGGCAACCAGTATTAAAGAAGTTATTGCTTTTGAAGAGGCAATAGCAGAAGCGATTAAGTTTTATCAAAAGCATCCAAATGATACACTGATTGTAGTAACGGGTGACCACGAAACAGGTGGATTAGGGATAGGCTTTGCAGGTACAAAGTATAATACTTCCTTTCCTCTTCTTAAAAATCAAAAGATCTCTTATGATGAATTCGACAAGGTAGTTGCTCAGTATCGTGCGTCACATACACCTGAAACTGCTAAAATAGAAGATTTTTATGGGGTGCTTAGTGATAAAATGGGACTTAATAATTTAAAAGAATTAGAGTTAAATCAATTAAAAGAAGCTTTAAAAGTAAGTATGTTAGCAGCAAGTGAGAGACCAACAGATGATAAAACGTATTTATTGTATGGGGGTTATGAACCACTGAGCATTACAGTAACGCATATTTTGAATCAAAGAGCAGGGATTGGCTGGACTACTTATGCACATACAGGCGTTCCAGTTCCACTATATGCCATAGGCCAAGGATCCGAAATATTTTCTGGGTATTATGATGATACAGATACTTACCAAAAGTTTATGTCTGTTATGAAACTCGCGAGTAAATAAAAATGAATAAAGCATGTATCTTTAGGCACAAAGGAATCCTTTTGTGCCTTTTGAACAGCTTGGGAAATGATTTAGGAACCTATATAACAGGAGGCAACATACTTTGAATAAGCAGCTAAAGTATTCAAATCTTATTTTTCTTACAGTAGTTATTATAATAATAGGTATTTTAACAGTTATTCCTACAGGATTTGAAACGGATATGTATAAAGAAAGCGTAAGAGTAAAAGCCAAGATCATAGAGGTTAATAATACGTCTATTATTCAAACAGGAATCATTAAACAAGGTAATCAAAGCTTAAAAGTACAGGTGTTAAGTGGTAAATATAAAGGAGATATCTATGAAGCGGTCAATCATCTAAGGGGACAGATGGAATTTGATAAGATATTTGAGGTGGGGGATATGGCACTCGTTGTACTGGATCTAGGGGAGGATAAAGAGGTAATCTTTGCCAATGCCATAGATCATTACCGGTTAGAGCTGGAGCTTGTATTATTTATTGTTTTTGTAGTGGGCATGATTGGCGTAACGGGGTGGACGGGAGTCAGAGCAATACTTTCTTTTGTTTTTACAATACTTATGATATGGAAAATCTTAATTCCTAGTTTTTTAAAAGGCTTCAATCCTATTCTTATTGCGATGGGCAGTATTATAATTATTGCATTTGTTATTATTTTTCTCGTGGCGGGCTTTACTAAAAAAGGGGCAATAGCTTTTCTGGGATCGTTTTTCGGGGTATTGCTAACTGGTATATTTGCACTTGGTTTCGGAAAAGCATTTAAACTACATGGGGCAGTAGTGCCTTTTTCAGAAACATTACTGTATAGTGGTTATCACTATTTGAACTTGACCTCTATTTTCTTAGCGGGGATCTTTATTGCTTCATCAGGAGCGGTAATGGATGTAGCTATGGACATAGCAGCCTCGCTGGATGAAATTGTTGAAAAAAAGCCAGAACTTACGACTAAGGAAGTTATTGCATCTGGACTCACTGTCTCAAGGTCTGTACTTGGGACCATAGTGACCACACTTTTGTTGGCGTACTCAGGCGGCTATACAGCACTCATGATGGTATTTATGGCACAAGGAACGCCACTTGTTAATATTTTAAATATTACTTATGTATCTTCTGAAATTTTACATACTCTTGTGGGCAGTTTTGGCTTGGTACTGGTTGCACCGGTTACTTCAGTAATCGGTGGTGTCATTTTAACTCAAACAAAATCATAGAGTTTGTGAGAACTGAGCTTTTGAGCATTTTAATGCGCTGCCTAAAGTGACTGCTATAAAAAGAATCCATGCAATAAGAGATGAATAGGTTAGTAGTAAACAGAAAATAATAATTAAAATAGTTACAAAAAGTTTTACAAGGATACCTTTAACACATTTAAAACTTGCAAGAAGGCCTAAGAGTGCGTTACAAATAAAAAAAGTATTGGCGATACTAACGATCGCTTCAAGGGTAATCCAGTGACAATAAATAAATACAAGGATCAAGGCGTGCAGGCCGGCTAAAATAAATAGTGTAGTTTTGGGGGATTTTTCCCCCTTTTTTTGTTTGAAAAATTGAGGTAAGGTGCCGTTTTCTGCTCTTTTGGCGACTTGTCTTGAAGTAGCACCAACGAACATGATAAATGTGCAGAAACACAAACCAGCAGCAATGGTTCCTATAATGAAAAAAGAATATTCTCCAAATATAGGGACTAAAATCATGCCCATATTAACATCCGTACCTTGGCCTGAAATTTCAAAATTAATCTTATTTTGTAAAGCGAATGTACTGATCAGATATACCAAAACGACAGCGCTCAAGCTGATCTTCATAGCCCGCATAATAGTTACCTGGGGGTTTTCAACATCTTCTATATAATTACCGATTACTTCCCAACCAATGATTGCCCAAGATAAAAGAAGAAGCGTATACCCCATGCTGCTTATTTTAGGCAAGCCTGCAGGGTAGAAAATAGCAGGTTGTGTGATTAAACTAAAGAGCCCTCCTATGACTAAAAGAAGTGCTGTTAAAGAAGAAAGAATTAAAGATAACTTCCCTATTTTAGCTACATCCATTAATAGAACAAAGGTCGCAAGTATAAGAAAAATAAAAGCTATAATGACTTTTAAATAAGGAATATCTAAAAACATATTGTGAATAAACTCAGCAGCTGTTACAACAACGGCAACGGGTCCAAAACATACAGCTAGTGTAAGAAAGTTTGAAGCAAGCTGTCCTGGAAAGAATCCGATTTCTCTTGAAATAATACTGCTAATCCCTTCATTACTGCAGGTTAATAAGCTCATCTTAGCAAAAATATAAGCGAATATTCCGCCAAGAAACATCATGATAATCCAAGCAACTATAGCATGTTGTCCTAAAGTTTTAATAGCAATAGGGGGAAGCAACACAATGCCAGACCCTAGTATTGGACCGATCATGAGCCCGCTGAGTGTTAATGTGTTTAATTTTTTATCCATTATTACGCCTCCCTTTGAAGTGATTATAAAAGCTATTTAGTTATTTGTAAAATTGAAAGTTTAGATGGTATCCATCAATAATATTGAATCTATGGTATAATACACTATAAATAAGATCAAATATAAGGAGAACCTTATGGATATCAAAAATTTTAAAACATTTAAAAGAGTAGCGGAAAGGGGGAGTTTTACAAAAGCAGCCCAGGATTTAGGCTATGCACAGTCTACGGTCACTTTTCAAATCCAAACCATTGAAGATTATTATGGAAAACCTCTCTTTAATAGAATAGGAAAAACCATTGAAATTACGCAATTTGGGCAGAGTCTGCTTGAACACATTGGAAGTTTGTTAAATACTTATGAGGTTATTGAAAAATATTCAACATCCGAAAATAAACCAAGGGGTGTTATAAAAATAGGCGCTCCAGAATCTTTGATGATGTATAGATTGAGAGATATCATTAAGGCATACAAATGTACATATCCTGAGGTAGAAATGATTATTATTAATGATCAATGTTGTAATCTTAGGGAAAAATTAAGTACTGGAGATTTGGATGTCAGTTTTCTGGTACAGCCTAAATATACTTATTCACATCTTCAAACCCTATTGTTAAAGCAAGAAGGCATGTGCTTAGTAGCACCTTATGACTATAAAGGGGATGATTTTTTGCCTGATAATTCACAGATGGTCTTATTTACTGAAAAAGAATGTACCTATCGTGAAGTATTCAACAACTATCTGCAGAGTCACCATTTTTATCCAACAAATAGTTTAGAAACTGGAAGTGTAGAAGCAATAAAAAAATATATTGAATGTGGACTAGGCATCTCCTACTTACCATACTATGCTGTTGCAGAAGAGGAAAAACAAAAGAAATTTAAAATAAAAAGATGGGATTCACCTATTACTTTCTATACACAAATAATCTATCATAAAAATAAATGGTTAAATCCTGCTTTAAAAGCGTTTATTGATTTGTGCATTTCTCATGCTAAAAGGTGGGAAGAGATAGGGGAGCGAGATGAAAATTTATAATAAACGCTATTTAACGACAAAATTATATAATAAATAGCAATATACTACTTCTTTTGTTCACAATTTATTTACAAATTAGTCTAAAAAAATACAAAAATGCGTGATAATATGTTAGTGAACGGAAAATTAATTATTTAGATACATAGGTATGTAAATAATAATAGAGATAATTATGTTACTTTATTCCCCTAAACCCTAAATAGATACGTGTAAACAGTTTACATAAATCTAAACTCCCCTAAATACGTTTTAATTAAAGTAGGATAATTAACTCTAATAGCAAACCCTTACAAAACTCTATTTTAGCACCATATTCCCCAAATATGGTGTCTTTTTTTGTGTTCTTTTATTATATTTTGAAGGATGTACTAAATATTCCATTTATATGATATATTATATGAAGGAGGGGATAGAGGCATGCTTGAGCAGAAAATAGAAGCTTGGTATAAAAAAATAGGTAAAAACCTGCTTGTTTTTGGAGTGATATGCATTCTGGCATATACCATTATAAGATTCAAGGTATTTAGTCTTATGGCACCTTTTATAATAGCGTGGTTATTTGCAAGTTTGTTAAACCCGGTAGTAACATGGTTAAATAGAAAATTGCAGATTCCAAGAGCCATAGGGGCTATATTCAGCATGCTTACGATCCTTAGTGGTATTTTGTGGATTATAATCATAGTCATTAAACAATTATGGTATCAAATCATTACATTTTCGGCTACATTCCCTGAATATAGTAAAAAGCTCACGGAAGGTATTAAGCTATTAGAAGATAAGATTGGGAGTTTTTCCAATTTAGATAATGTAGTAGAACAAATGCTAAGCGGAATCAGTACTTTTCTCACCGCGCGGATTCCAAATGTATATCACGCAATTATTAAAGTTCCCAATATGCTTATTTTTATTATTGTTATGTTGATAGCGACTTTTTTTATGACAAAAGATTATTATGAGATCAAAGCGTTTATAAAAGCACAGCTTTCAGATACGATTAGTGAGAGACTAGCGGTGATGCAAAAAGGAATGCTCGGGGCGCTGGGGGGATATATTAGGACACAAGTTATACTTATGTCTATTACCTTTAGTATTTGTTTGACGGGTTTATTAGTATTTCGTATCAGCTATGCGCTGCTTATTAGTTGTATAATAGCTTTAATAGACGCTCTGCCTGTATTTGGAAGCGGTAGTATACTTATACCCTGGGCAGTTTATCATATTATAGTAGGAGATTATATGATAGCTGTCGGTCTTCTAGGTATATATGGTATTATATTTGTCATGAGGCAAATTATGGAGCCTAAAATTTTATCTCATCAAATAGGCCTTTACGCTTTAGTTACGGTTATGGCGATGTATATAGGCTATAAAGTAATGGGTGTATTTGGACTTGTTTTAGGACCTGTTATAATGGTTATTGTTAAGACACTTCAAAATGTAGGGCTTCTGCCCAAGTTTAAACCTATAAACGATAAAGAACGTAAGGAGAATCACCGATGAAAAGTATCTATTTTAACGAAATAGCTGCTGCAGTAAAGCAGCTATGTATTGAATCTAATTATTATCTGCCTGAAGACTTATACCAAGCGCTTAAGCGTGCAAAAGAAGAAGAAATAAGTCCTGTTGGCAAGGACATTTTAAAAGATATCTGCAAGAATGCGGATATCGCTAAAGAGGAAAATATCCCTATATGTCAGGATACAGGAACTGCTGTATTTTTTGTTAAGTTAGGGCAAGATGTTCATATAGAAGGCGGTTTGTTAGAAGAAGCCATTAATGAAGGCGTAAGACGTGGCTATAAAGAAGGTTACTTAAGAAAATCTATTGTAGAAAATCCACTGTATAGAAAAAATACAGGAGATAATACTCCGGCTATCATACACTATGAAATAGTTAGCGGAGATGAGCTGGAAATACTTATCGCGCCTAAGGGCGGCGGAAGTGAAAATATGAGCAAGGTCTATATGCTGACTCCCGCGCAAGGTGTAGAAGGGATAAAAAAGGCGGTTATAGAAGCGGTAACACTTGCAGGGCCTAATGCTTGCCTGCCAGTAGTAGTGGGCGTTGGTATAGGCGGAAATTTTGAAAAATGTACGCTTCTTGCAAAAAAAGCTTTAACGCGGGACATAGGTTTATCAAGTACAGATGTGCGTATGGCACAGCTTGAAAAAGAATTAATGGAAGAAATCAATGCTTTAGGCATAGGACCACAGGGACTTGGCGGAAGGATAACAACACTTGCCGTACATGTAGAAGCCTATCCTTGTCATATTGCCTCCATGCCCCTTGCTGTTAATATGGGGTGCCATGTCAACAGACATAAGATGATTAAGTTATAAGAGGGAGACTAAATATGGATAAAAAGATACAAGTACCTATTACAAAAGAAGAAGCTAGAAGCCTGAAAGCTGGAGAGAAACTGCTTCTTAGCGGTATTATTTATACAGCAAGAGATGCAGCCCATAAAAGGATAATAGAAGACCATGCACAGGGGAAGCCACTGCCGATTGATATGAAGGATATAGCCATCTATTATGCCGGGCCAGCACCAGCTAAACCAGATCAGATTATAGGCAGCTGCGGACCAACAACAAGTGGCAGGATGGATACTTATGCACCACAACTTATGGCATGGGGACAGACTATGATGATTGGTAAAGGTCTTAGAAATCAAGCTGTTATAGATGCCATGCAAGAACATGGGGCTGTTTATGTAACGGCTATTGGAGGTGCGGGGGCACTTCTTAGTAAGTGTGTTACACAGATGAAATGCATAGCTTATGAGGATTTAGGCGCTGAGTCTATTTATGAGTTAGTGATAAAGGATTTTCCGGTTATAGTAACTATTGACAGCGCGGGCAATAATTTATATGTAGAAGGAAAAAAAGCCTATCATAAAAGTTAAGTTAGATTTAAGGAGGTAAGTATATTTATATGGGAACTGAAAAGAAAAAAAATAATGTGGCATTAATAATAGGGATTATTATTCTAAGTATCATGTTCTTTGTTATAGTATGGGGGATGATATTATCACGGTTTATTGGCCGGGTAGGAAGTGCTGGGCTTAATAAAATACCAGGAAATGGCAGGGCTTCAATAGAGGTGATCTATGTAGAAGGGACTATAGGAGAATCGGGATCTATTTTTAGTGAACCAACCTATAAACATAGATGGACTATTGAGCAGATTGATGAGCTTATGTATAGTCCAACCAATCAAGCTATTTTGCTCTATGTAAATTCTCCGGGCGGAGGGGTATATGAGTCGGATGAACTTTACCTTAAGCTTAAAGAATATAAAGAAGTTACCCAGAGGCCTATCTACGCTTACATGGCACAAACAGCAGCTTCAGGCGGCTACTATATTTGTATGGCAGCAGATAAAGTTTATGCTAATCGTATGACGATGACTGGATCTATTGGGGTTATTATGTCTACAATAGACACAAGTGAGCTTGAACAAAAAATAGGGATCAAGACAGAAAATGTTGTATCAGGCAAAAATAAGGCTATGGGAAATCCGCTTACCGAAGAACAAAGGCAAATCCTTCAATCGATGGTAGATGAAACATATAACATGTTCGTAGAGATTGTAGCTGAAAATAGAAAAATGGATTTTGATAAAACAAAACAATTGGCTGATGGACGAGTTTATACGGCAAGTCAAGCTAAAGAGCTTAATTTAATAGATGCAATTGGCAATTTTGATACAGTAATCTCAGACTTAAAAACAGATTATGGACTTGAAGATGCGGATGTTTATGATGTAATTAATGAACGGAGTTTTTTTGATGAACTTT is a window from the Cellulosilyticum sp. I15G10I2 genome containing:
- a CDS encoding alkaline phosphatase, whose product is MFNVKRHFKTIITSVLALVVSFGILGLQTQAVSAQTTQRNTTAKKAKYVFMFIGDGMSATQANAAEIYLGSLKNSAAPELVKLNFSKFPVQGLKTTYAADSFIPDSASSGTAMASGYKTVDGVINMDPAKKVKYTSMAESAKKSGMKVGIVSSVSIDHATPAVFYAHQTSRNNYYDIALELGKSGFDYFGGGGFNQPTGKNKDQEDVYEIVKRDGYTITRTKEDFEKINKQTGKVYAVNPVLDKSNAMPYAINQDSASLSLADFTRKGIEVLENPQGFFMMVESGKIDWACHANDAATSIKEVIAFEEAIAEAIKFYQKHPNDTLIVVTGDHETGGLGIGFAGTKYNTSFPLLKNQKISYDEFDKVVAQYRASHTPETAKIEDFYGVLSDKMGLNNLKELELNQLKEALKVSMLAASERPTDDKTYLLYGGYEPLSITVTHILNQRAGIGWTTYAHTGVPVPLYAIGQGSEIFSGYYDDTDTYQKFMSVMKLASK
- a CDS encoding fumarate hydratase, coding for MKSIYFNEIAAAVKQLCIESNYYLPEDLYQALKRAKEEEISPVGKDILKDICKNADIAKEENIPICQDTGTAVFFVKLGQDVHIEGGLLEEAINEGVRRGYKEGYLRKSIVENPLYRKNTGDNTPAIIHYEIVSGDELEILIAPKGGGSENMSKVYMLTPAQGVEGIKKAVIEAVTLAGPNACLPVVVGVGIGGNFEKCTLLAKKALTRDIGLSSTDVRMAQLEKELMEEINALGIGPQGLGGRITTLAVHVEAYPCHIASMPLAVNMGCHVNRHKMIKL
- a CDS encoding Fe-S-containing hydro-lyase, translating into MDKKIQVPITKEEARSLKAGEKLLLSGIIYTARDAAHKRIIEDHAQGKPLPIDMKDIAIYYAGPAPAKPDQIIGSCGPTTSGRMDTYAPQLMAWGQTMMIGKGLRNQAVIDAMQEHGAVYVTAIGGAGALLSKCVTQMKCIAYEDLGAESIYELVIKDFPVIVTIDSAGNNLYVEGKKAYHKS
- a CDS encoding MSEP-CTERM sorting domain-containing protein; protein product: MKKLYNPMFILLTVTLPQLGLLGVFGRIFWFLHTELSDKQIDSWIVFGTVLGAFGLGFTIYSVVCVIHKKALHVYTAYGLFGLYFCLLIACFFRYTEIIPASMPRYMLMGVSPALTILTLTMPALAHGMMMIIEDTVERYQLKSVLKPFLFMVAIPLSWYLFINFMYVVNRGQSGLFENMVPIVFVVSSAAFLFLFGTLIYVILKKKSNLWYQYMGIIVFLGSLMGLALNQSLDNVFGDFSHFGFYLCNVLTTSMMMIPKVENKKLRLLIFLAKSCLLWYSFYFFIVFLPYAPLSLVGILAFGLGILLLMPIVLLFVHIQSLWEDYSYLLKYYKKTKIAALFMVQLLVFPGVGALIIQQDHTHLNQALRYTYQRSYSEENKTTIDTLGIKRALSAVKHINADNQRGNGFLAVRTSTPYLTALYQAYALDHLSISPSKVKTLEHVFLGQHEDEQVQPTINAENIKDVHINEMKYETHYDPEQNLYKSWIHFDLENTIDGLSEFYTVFKIPEGSYITNYYLYVGNEKKYGIIADKRAANWIYEQNKVINRDPGVLTYLSSNQIEFKIFPFEPYQIRKTGIEIIHPTPINLTIEDEVITLKTLDAIKEDIKQLNLQIHPAIRYITKEMKANLPKVTRSPKYYFIVDRSKDSKEQTAAYIQRIKDFIETQEIAEDVNGIIGVSFEENRIKYEAGWEEALKKTAVKGGFYADYTVKRILYEHYNSQLEEQPVFILVTDAIEKAIFSQDYKDLSFINPEGLGYYHLSKEQKLTQYALQDSTVYSRNHTGAEIYKKPVLVWQGEGEGIFYLPDNNEDSIILTEAIDAEAKDLFTDSSWENGILLQALYRSYLLSPDQYFEKALTIVKGSIVSQVMSPLTSFIVLENKAQEKIMLEKQKQILQAKKPLDIGDMTEMEEPPLLGIGAFVIVLLAIMKKKKQNILPIFNKNFIKLK
- a CDS encoding YibE/F family protein, coding for MNKQLKYSNLIFLTVVIIIIGILTVIPTGFETDMYKESVRVKAKIIEVNNTSIIQTGIIKQGNQSLKVQVLSGKYKGDIYEAVNHLRGQMEFDKIFEVGDMALVVLDLGEDKEVIFANAIDHYRLELELVLFIVFVVGMIGVTGWTGVRAILSFVFTILMIWKILIPSFLKGFNPILIAMGSIIIIAFVIIFLVAGFTKKGAIAFLGSFFGVLLTGIFALGFGKAFKLHGAVVPFSETLLYSGYHYLNLTSIFLAGIFIASSGAVMDVAMDIAASLDEIVEKKPELTTKEVIASGLTVSRSVLGTIVTTLLLAYSGGYTALMMVFMAQGTPLVNILNITYVSSEILHTLVGSFGLVLVAPVTSVIGGVILTQTKS
- a CDS encoding APC family permease translates to MDKKLNTLTLSGLMIGPILGSGIVLLPPIAIKTLGQHAIVAWIIMMFLGGIFAYIFAKMSLLTCSNEGISSIISREIGFFPGQLASNFLTLAVCFGPVAVVVTAAEFIHNMFLDIPYLKVIIAFIFLILATFVLLMDVAKIGKLSLILSSLTALLLVIGGLFSLITQPAIFYPAGLPKISSMGYTLLLLSWAIIGWEVIGNYIEDVENPQVTIMRAMKISLSAVVLVYLISTFALQNKINFEISGQGTDVNMGMILVPIFGEYSFFIIGTIAAGLCFCTFIMFVGATSRQVAKRAENGTLPQFFKQKKGEKSPKTTLFILAGLHALILVFIYCHWITLEAIVSIANTFFICNALLGLLASFKCVKGILVKLFVTILIIIFCLLLTYSSLIAWILFIAVTLGSALKCSKAQFSQTL
- the sppA gene encoding signal peptide peptidase SppA, with the protein product MGTEKKKNNVALIIGIIILSIMFFVIVWGMILSRFIGRVGSAGLNKIPGNGRASIEVIYVEGTIGESGSIFSEPTYKHRWTIEQIDELMYSPTNQAILLYVNSPGGGVYESDELYLKLKEYKEVTQRPIYAYMAQTAASGGYYICMAADKVYANRMTMTGSIGVIMSTIDTSELEQKIGIKTENVVSGKNKAMGNPLTEEQRQILQSMVDETYNMFVEIVAENRKMDFDKTKQLADGRVYTASQAKELNLIDAIGNFDTVISDLKTDYGLEDADVYDVINERSFFDELFSVMGKNTKLLNEFNIIKEYIEHSQKSKLMYY
- a CDS encoding LysR family transcriptional regulator, which codes for MDIKNFKTFKRVAERGSFTKAAQDLGYAQSTVTFQIQTIEDYYGKPLFNRIGKTIEITQFGQSLLEHIGSLLNTYEVIEKYSTSENKPRGVIKIGAPESLMMYRLRDIIKAYKCTYPEVEMIIINDQCCNLREKLSTGDLDVSFLVQPKYTYSHLQTLLLKQEGMCLVAPYDYKGDDFLPDNSQMVLFTEKECTYREVFNNYLQSHHFYPTNSLETGSVEAIKKYIECGLGISYLPYYAVAEEEKQKKFKIKRWDSPITFYTQIIYHKNKWLNPALKAFIDLCISHAKRWEEIGERDENL
- the ytvI gene encoding sporulation integral membrane protein YtvI, translating into MLEQKIEAWYKKIGKNLLVFGVICILAYTIIRFKVFSLMAPFIIAWLFASLLNPVVTWLNRKLQIPRAIGAIFSMLTILSGILWIIIIVIKQLWYQIITFSATFPEYSKKLTEGIKLLEDKIGSFSNLDNVVEQMLSGISTFLTARIPNVYHAIIKVPNMLIFIIVMLIATFFMTKDYYEIKAFIKAQLSDTISERLAVMQKGMLGALGGYIRTQVILMSITFSICLTGLLVFRISYALLISCIIALIDALPVFGSGSILIPWAVYHIIVGDYMIAVGLLGIYGIIFVMRQIMEPKILSHQIGLYALVTVMAMYIGYKVMGVFGLVLGPVIMVIVKTLQNVGLLPKFKPINDKERKENHR